In the genome of Cronobacter malonaticus LMG 23826, one region contains:
- the bcsG gene encoding cellulose biosynthesis protein BcsG gives MTNHVHSAPLARSGWQNWRGLSGWNYYFLLKFGLLWTGYLNFHPLANLVFMAFLLFPIPNLRLHRLRHWIAIPVGIGLFWHDTWLPGPQSIMSQGSQVAGFSTDYVLDLVTRFINWQMIGAAFVLLVAWMFLSQWVRVTVFVVAIMVWLNVLTVTGPVVSLWPAGNTAPATVTTTGGGAAPTVANAAGTVVAGDIPLQTAPASNQSINDWLNSFYTSESKRQTTFPASLPADAQPFDLLVINICSLAWSDIDATGLMSHPLWSHFDIVFKNFNSGTSYSGPAAIRLLRASCGQPSHKNLYQPAGEQCYLFDNLAKLGFKRHLMMDHNGVFGNFLKEVRENGNMQEPLMDQSGLPVNLLSFDGSPVYDDAAVLNRWQQTVKGEGSSDRSATFFNLLPLHDGNHYPGNSKTADYKARAQKLFDELDAFLTQLEKENRKVMVVVVPEHGAALQGDKMQVSGLRDIPSPSITHVPVGIKFIGMKAPHQGSALEIDQPSSFLAISELVVRMLDGKNFVADNVDWQGLTSNLPQSAPVSENANAVVVQYQGKPWVRLSGGDWVPYPQ, from the coding sequence ATGACTAATCACGTTCACTCCGCTCCCCTTGCCCGCTCGGGCTGGCAAAACTGGCGCGGTCTTTCCGGCTGGAACTACTATTTTCTGCTGAAATTCGGCCTGCTCTGGACGGGCTACCTGAATTTCCACCCGCTCGCCAACCTGGTGTTTATGGCGTTTCTGCTGTTCCCCATTCCGAACCTGCGTCTGCATCGCCTGCGCCACTGGATAGCGATTCCTGTCGGCATCGGCCTGTTCTGGCACGACACCTGGCTGCCAGGCCCGCAGAGCATTATGAGCCAGGGCTCGCAGGTGGCGGGCTTCAGCACCGATTATGTGCTGGATCTGGTGACGCGCTTTATTAACTGGCAGATGATTGGCGCCGCCTTTGTGCTGCTGGTCGCCTGGATGTTTCTCTCCCAGTGGGTGCGGGTGACGGTATTTGTGGTGGCGATTATGGTCTGGCTTAACGTGCTGACCGTAACCGGCCCGGTCGTCTCGCTGTGGCCTGCCGGGAATACCGCGCCTGCGACGGTAACAACGACCGGCGGCGGCGCGGCACCGACCGTCGCGAACGCCGCCGGTACGGTAGTGGCGGGCGATATTCCGCTGCAAACCGCGCCTGCAAGCAACCAGAGTATCAATGACTGGCTGAATAGCTTTTATACCAGCGAATCCAAACGCCAGACGACGTTCCCGGCGAGCCTGCCTGCGGATGCCCAGCCGTTCGATCTGCTGGTTATCAACATCTGTTCGCTGGCCTGGTCTGATATTGACGCCACAGGTTTGATGTCGCACCCGCTCTGGTCGCACTTCGACATCGTGTTTAAAAACTTTAACTCCGGCACCTCGTACAGCGGCCCGGCGGCTATCCGTCTGCTGCGCGCGAGCTGTGGGCAGCCGTCGCACAAAAATCTCTACCAACCCGCCGGCGAGCAGTGCTACCTGTTCGATAACCTGGCGAAGCTTGGCTTTAAGCGCCATCTGATGATGGACCATAACGGCGTGTTCGGTAACTTCCTGAAGGAAGTGCGCGAAAACGGCAATATGCAGGAGCCGCTGATGGATCAGTCCGGGCTGCCGGTGAATCTGCTGTCGTTTGACGGCTCGCCGGTGTATGACGATGCGGCGGTGCTTAACCGCTGGCAGCAAACCGTGAAGGGCGAGGGCAGCAGCGATCGCAGCGCCACGTTCTTTAACCTGCTGCCGCTGCACGACGGCAACCATTATCCGGGCAACAGCAAAACCGCCGATTACAAAGCGCGCGCGCAGAAGCTGTTCGACGAGCTGGATGCATTCCTGACGCAGCTTGAGAAAGAGAACCGCAAAGTGATGGTGGTGGTAGTGCCTGAGCACGGCGCGGCGCTGCAGGGCGATAAGATGCAGGTGTCCGGCCTGCGCGATATCCCAAGCCCGTCCATTACCCATGTGCCGGTGGGCATTAAATTTATCGGTATGAAAGCGCCGCATCAGGGTTCAGCGCTGGAGATAGACCAGCCAAGCAGCTTCCTCGCGATTTCCGAGCTTGTGGTGCGGATGCTGGACGGCAAAAACTTTGTGGCCGATAACGTGGACTGGCAGGGGCTGACCAGTAACCTGCCGCAGAGCGCG
- the bcsF gene encoding cellulose biosynthesis protein BcsF, protein MMSISDILQLIALCALIFIPLGYALCVGKRRMMKTLRPLLFRPRFVKPAGTLRRRSTIKANLKHD, encoded by the coding sequence ATGATGTCGATTAGCGATATTCTTCAGCTTATCGCGCTGTGCGCGCTGATTTTTATCCCGCTGGGATACGCGCTGTGCGTGGGCAAACGCCGCATGATGAAAACGCTGCGCCCGCTGCTGTTTCGCCCCCGATTTGTTAAACCCGCTGGTACGTTGCGCCGCCGCTCTACCATCAAGGCTAATTTAAAACATGACTAA
- the bcsE gene encoding cellulose biosynthesis protein BcsE, producing the protein MALVFSIGIDSLWDELRHISAGGTAWINCDRYSDAITFVNQTLVAQTPETKVAIITMDAAPESVIAPLPPAPQGPDEVRLFTMPKSQNALHRLHHDLLCSFEPEHYFIVLLCAENAWQGVAPAHIKAWIRKSQSWAQEYHCTLLIINSGAQADQQTSMLMTEYQQLSGLATLRYQGDAWLYDVAFWFNDKGVSARQQLPVTLINDRLSLVPRQEVSLQARSDERRVLSHIAVLEGAPPLSENWTLFEDNDALFNEARQAQAATVIFSLTQNNQIEGLARHVHALRRQRGSALKIIVRENKASVRATDERLLLGCGANMVIPWNAPLSRCLTLIESVQNQQFTRFVPEDVNMLLEAMQPLKMRGYQPWDIFCNAVGALMSNVLIPQDNKGILVALRPVPGIRVEQALTLCRPGRMGDIVTLGENRLVLFLSFCRITDLDTALSHIFPLPISELFSNRMVWHEDKQIAAEIMQMSAMRPEQWAAPLEMTRKASETAALLASTPKTVTRRVPTPVTLLNDTAQERAL; encoded by the coding sequence ATGGCTCTTGTTTTTTCAATTGGCATTGACTCGCTCTGGGATGAACTGCGCCATATTTCCGCAGGCGGAACAGCCTGGATAAATTGCGACCGCTACAGCGATGCAATTACGTTCGTCAACCAGACGCTTGTTGCACAAACCCCCGAAACTAAAGTGGCTATTATTACGATGGACGCCGCGCCGGAAAGCGTTATTGCTCCGCTGCCGCCCGCGCCGCAGGGCCCGGATGAAGTGCGCCTGTTTACCATGCCGAAAAGCCAGAATGCATTGCATCGGCTGCATCACGATCTGCTTTGCAGTTTCGAACCTGAACACTATTTCATTGTGCTGCTGTGTGCGGAAAACGCCTGGCAGGGCGTAGCGCCTGCTCATATTAAAGCCTGGATAAGAAAAAGCCAAAGCTGGGCGCAGGAATATCACTGCACATTGCTGATTATTAATTCCGGCGCGCAGGCCGATCAGCAAACCTCAATGCTGATGACCGAATATCAGCAGCTCTCCGGGCTTGCCACCTTACGCTATCAGGGCGACGCCTGGCTGTATGACGTGGCGTTCTGGTTTAACGATAAAGGCGTGAGCGCGCGCCAGCAGTTGCCGGTGACATTGATTAACGATCGCCTGTCGCTGGTGCCGCGTCAGGAAGTCTCGCTCCAGGCGCGCAGCGACGAACGCCGCGTGTTAAGCCATATCGCCGTTCTCGAAGGCGCGCCGCCGCTTTCTGAGAACTGGACGCTCTTTGAGGACAACGACGCGCTGTTTAACGAAGCGCGTCAGGCGCAGGCCGCGACGGTCATTTTCTCCCTCACGCAAAATAACCAGATAGAAGGACTGGCGCGTCACGTACATGCGCTGCGCCGCCAGCGCGGCAGCGCCCTGAAAATCATCGTGCGCGAAAACAAAGCCAGCGTGCGCGCCACCGACGAACGCCTGCTGCTGGGCTGCGGCGCGAATATGGTGATCCCGTGGAACGCCCCACTCTCGCGCTGCCTGACGCTGATTGAAAGCGTGCAGAATCAACAGTTCACCCGCTTCGTGCCGGAAGATGTGAATATGCTGCTGGAGGCGATGCAGCCGCTGAAAATGCGCGGCTATCAGCCGTGGGATATCTTCTGCAACGCCGTCGGCGCGCTGATGAGCAATGTGTTAATTCCGCAGGACAACAAAGGGATTCTGGTCGCGCTGCGCCCGGTGCCGGGCATTCGCGTCGAACAGGCGCTGACGCTCTGCCGTCCGGGCCGCATGGGCGATATCGTGACGCTCGGCGAAAACCGGCTGGTGCTGTTTTTATCGTTCTGCCGTATTACCGATCTCGACACCGCGCTGAGCCATATTTTCCCGCTGCCGATAAGCGAGCTGTTTTCCAACCGCATGGTGTGGCATGAAGATAAGCAGATAGCGGCGGAGATTATGCAGATGAGCGCGATGCGCCCCGAGCAATGGGCTGCGCCGCTTGAGATGACCCGTAAGGCCAGCGAGACCGCCGCGCTGCTCGCCAGCACGCCCAAAACGGTTACGCGCCGGGTGCCGACACCCGTTACGCTGCTTAACGACACCGCACAGGAGCGCGCGTTATGA
- the bcsR gene encoding cellulose biosynthesis protein BcsR: MPENDAKAARQPDRGYTFQNDFEALSRVFSLPDLDYTDISQREQLATAIARWPLLAELARRDAGAQG, translated from the coding sequence ATGCCTGAGAATGACGCTAAGGCCGCACGCCAACCCGATCGTGGCTATACCTTCCAGAATGATTTTGAAGCGCTCAGCCGGGTGTTTTCACTTCCAGATCTCGACTACACCGATATATCGCAACGTGAACAACTCGCGACGGCAATTGCGCGCTGGCCCTTGCTGGCGGAATTAGCGCGTCGTGACGCAGGAGCGCAAGGATGA
- the bcsQ gene encoding cellulose biosynthesis protein BcsQ codes for MTVLALQGVRGGVGTTSLTAALGWALYQLGETVLVIDASPDNLLRLSFNIDFDHADGWARALLDDKPWQSTAWRYAPGLDVLPYGALRQAERENDVTPALSAFAQHLQQLKASGQWRWILLDLPCGFDAVTRSLLQVADRTICVVQPDANCHARLHQQALPGGCDLLANFRLISSQIQNDIWQLWLQTQRNLVPVAVHRDEAMMESLAAKQPVGEYRPDSLVAEEIVTLANWCLLHYGSEGA; via the coding sequence ATGACCGTTCTGGCATTACAGGGCGTGCGCGGCGGCGTGGGGACAACCTCATTAACGGCGGCGCTCGGTTGGGCGCTGTATCAGCTTGGTGAAACGGTGCTGGTGATTGATGCCTCGCCCGATAACCTGCTGCGCCTCTCTTTTAATATCGATTTCGACCACGCTGACGGCTGGGCGCGCGCGTTGCTGGACGATAAACCCTGGCAGTCCACCGCCTGGCGTTACGCACCGGGTCTGGACGTGCTGCCGTATGGCGCGCTGCGTCAGGCTGAACGGGAAAACGACGTGACGCCCGCGCTCAGCGCGTTCGCGCAGCATCTTCAGCAACTCAAGGCGAGCGGCCAGTGGCGCTGGATATTGCTGGATCTGCCGTGCGGCTTTGACGCCGTGACCCGCAGCCTGTTACAGGTGGCCGACCGCACGATCTGCGTGGTGCAGCCTGACGCCAACTGTCACGCGCGCTTACATCAGCAGGCGCTGCCGGGCGGCTGCGATCTGCTGGCGAATTTCCGTTTGATTTCAAGCCAGATACAGAACGACATCTGGCAGCTCTGGCTGCAAACGCAGCGTAACCTGGTGCCGGTCGCGGTGCATCGCGACGAGGCGATGATGGAAAGCCTGGCCGCCAAACAGCCGGTGGGGGAATACCGCCCGGATTCGCTGGTGGCCGAAGAGATTGTCACGCTGGCGAACTGGTGTCTGCTGCATTACGGGAGTGAGGGCGCATGA
- the bcsA gene encoding UDP-forming cellulose synthase catalytic subunit: protein MISLSALVLAPPVRARLRERYITYRRNGAPPFSAALGCFWLTLAWLFLPLENPRWQAIRAQHALLFPHIHPDRPRPLDTVRYLLQALWLVALRPWRAVGTPRWRPVSKVQVWRERFNLWLETLPQRFSDETHHLNEQKELGHINERLRRVVLGVVVIFSLVLALICVTQPFNPLSQFIFLLLLWGVALLVRRMPGRFSALMLIVLSLTVSCRYIWWRYTSTLNWNDPVSLVCGLVLLVAETYAWVVLVLGYFQVIWPLNRQPVPLPKDLKAWPSVDIFVPTYNEDLHVVKNTIYASLGIDWPKDKLKIWILDDGNREEFRRFAESVGVEYVARPTHEHAKAGNINNALKLAKGDFVSIFDCDHVPTRSFLQLTLGWFLKDKKLAMMQTPHHFFSPDPFERNLGRFRKTPNEGTLFYGLVQDGNDMWDATFFCGSCAVIRRGPLDEIGGIAVETVTEDAHTSLRLHRRGYTSAYMRIPQAAGLATESLSAHIGQRIRWARGMVQIFRLDNPLFGKGLKLGQRLCYVNAMLHFLSGVPRLIFLTAPLAFLLLHAYIIYAPALMIALFVLPHMAHASLTNSKIQGKYRHSFWSEIYETVLAWYITRPTMVALFNPHKGKFNVTAKGGLVEEEYVDWVISRPYLMLVLINLLGVLVGIWRYFYGPANEMLTVIVSIVWVFYNLIILGGAVAVSVESKQVRRSHRVEMVMPAAIAREDGHLFSCTVQDYSDGGLGIKVHGGAEWLQGQKVNLLMKRGAQEYVFPAKVVRVFGDEIGLNLDGLTTRQHIDFVQCTFARADTWALWQDSFPEDKPLESMLDILKLGFKGYRHLAEFAPASLKIVFRTLTTLVSWIVSFIPRRPERTALGERALPVMAQQ, encoded by the coding sequence ATGATAAGCCTCTCTGCGCTGGTGCTTGCGCCGCCGGTTCGCGCGCGGCTGCGCGAGCGTTATATCACCTATCGTCGCAACGGTGCGCCGCCGTTCAGCGCGGCGCTGGGCTGTTTCTGGCTGACGCTCGCCTGGCTGTTTCTGCCGCTGGAAAACCCTCGCTGGCAGGCCATTCGCGCGCAGCACGCGCTGCTGTTCCCGCATATTCATCCCGACCGCCCGCGTCCGCTCGACACGGTACGTTATCTGCTCCAGGCATTATGGCTGGTGGCGCTGCGTCCCTGGCGCGCTGTCGGCACGCCGCGCTGGCGGCCCGTCTCAAAGGTACAGGTCTGGCGCGAGCGTTTTAACCTCTGGCTGGAGACCCTCCCGCAGCGCTTCAGCGATGAAACCCATCACCTTAACGAGCAGAAAGAGCTGGGCCACATTAATGAACGCCTGCGGCGCGTCGTGCTGGGCGTAGTGGTTATTTTCTCGCTGGTGCTGGCGCTTATCTGTGTAACGCAGCCGTTTAACCCGCTCTCGCAGTTTATTTTCCTGCTGCTGCTCTGGGGCGTGGCGCTGCTGGTGCGCCGTATGCCGGGCCGCTTCTCGGCGTTGATGCTGATTGTGCTGTCGCTGACCGTCTCCTGCCGTTACATCTGGTGGCGCTACACCTCGACGCTGAACTGGAACGATCCGGTCAGCCTGGTGTGTGGTCTGGTGCTGCTGGTGGCGGAAACCTACGCGTGGGTGGTGCTGGTGCTCGGTTACTTCCAGGTGATCTGGCCGCTTAACCGCCAGCCGGTGCCGCTGCCGAAAGATCTCAAAGCGTGGCCTTCCGTCGATATTTTCGTGCCGACCTATAACGAAGATCTGCACGTGGTGAAAAATACCATTTACGCCTCGCTTGGCATCGACTGGCCGAAAGACAAGCTCAAAATCTGGATACTGGATGACGGCAACCGCGAGGAGTTTCGCCGCTTCGCCGAATCTGTCGGCGTGGAGTATGTGGCGCGTCCGACGCACGAGCACGCCAAAGCGGGCAACATCAATAATGCGCTGAAGCTCGCGAAAGGGGACTTCGTGTCGATTTTCGACTGCGACCACGTTCCGACGCGCTCTTTCCTGCAACTTACGCTCGGCTGGTTCCTGAAAGATAAAAAGCTCGCGATGATGCAGACGCCGCACCACTTCTTCTCGCCGGACCCGTTTGAGCGCAACCTCGGACGTTTTCGTAAAACGCCGAACGAAGGGACGCTCTTCTACGGCCTGGTGCAGGACGGTAACGACATGTGGGACGCGACCTTTTTCTGCGGCTCCTGCGCTGTGATCCGCCGCGGCCCGCTGGATGAAATCGGCGGCATCGCGGTAGAAACCGTCACCGAAGACGCCCACACCTCGCTGCGTCTGCACCGGCGCGGCTATACCTCCGCTTATATGCGTATCCCGCAGGCGGCGGGGCTGGCGACGGAGAGCCTGTCGGCGCACATCGGCCAGCGTATCCGCTGGGCGCGCGGCATGGTGCAGATTTTCCGCCTCGATAACCCGCTCTTTGGTAAAGGGCTTAAGCTCGGCCAGAGGCTGTGCTACGTCAACGCAATGCTGCACTTTCTCTCCGGCGTACCGCGACTTATCTTCCTGACCGCGCCGCTGGCGTTCCTCTTGCTGCACGCCTATATCATCTATGCGCCCGCGCTGATGATTGCGCTGTTTGTGCTGCCGCACATGGCGCACGCGAGCCTGACCAACTCCAAAATTCAGGGCAAATATCGTCATTCGTTCTGGAGCGAAATCTACGAAACGGTGCTCGCCTGGTATATTACGCGGCCTACGATGGTGGCGCTGTTCAACCCGCATAAAGGGAAATTCAACGTCACCGCCAAAGGCGGGCTGGTGGAAGAGGAGTACGTGGACTGGGTGATTTCGCGTCCGTACCTGATGCTGGTGTTGATTAACCTGCTTGGCGTGCTGGTCGGCATCTGGCGTTACTTTTACGGCCCGGCCAATGAAATGCTGACGGTTATCGTGAGTATCGTCTGGGTGTTCTACAACCTGATTATCCTCGGCGGCGCGGTGGCGGTATCGGTGGAAAGTAAACAGGTGCGCCGCTCCCATCGTGTCGAGATGGTGATGCCGGCGGCGATCGCCCGTGAAGATGGCCACCTCTTCTCCTGTACGGTGCAGGATTACTCCGACGGCGGCCTCGGCATCAAAGTACACGGCGGCGCGGAGTGGTTGCAGGGGCAGAAGGTAAACCTGCTGATGAAACGCGGCGCGCAGGAATATGTCTTCCCGGCGAAAGTGGTGCGCGTCTTTGGCGACGAAATCGGCCTCAACCTTGACGGCCTGACCACGCGCCAGCATATCGATTTTGTACAATGTACCTTCGCGCGCGCCGACACCTGGGCGCTCTGGCAGGACAGTTTCCCGGAAGACAAACCGCTGGAAAGCATGCTCGATATCCTCAAGCTCGGTTTTAAAGGGTATCGCCACCTGGCGGAATTCGCGCCAGCGTCACTCAAAATTGTCTTTCGCACCCTTACCACGCTGGTTTCCTGGATAGTGTCGTTTATCCCCCGTCGTCCGGAGCGGACGGCTTTGGGGGAGCGTGCGCTCCCGGTTATGGCTCAACAATGA
- the bcsB gene encoding cellulose biosynthesis cyclic di-GMP-binding regulatory protein BcsB → MKRKLSWMCAVAVGMSLLPGAYGAPEATNDPNATAAPTAPVVAPATEGVMTATPARTEALTPATPPVAGTEPAPATEGAVLGQVMPGVEGAGAPVVQDGAPTRDVTLSFASIAPPPGSMVLKGLNPDGFVEFGMRSDEIISKATLNLTYTPSPSLLPVQSQLKVYLNDELMDVLPVTKEQLGKKTTAQVPIDPLYVSDFNRVRLEFVGHYRDVCENQASNTLWMDIGRNSALNLTFQTLQLQNDLSHFPVPFFDSRDNRPLELPMVFAAAPDLATQQAASIVSSWFGSRSGWRGQRFPVLYNALPTRHAVVFATNDKRPDFLRDLPPAKGPMVRMMSHPQSPWVKLLVIEGRDDKDLLQAAKGIAQGSLLFRGDSVEVGEVKPLLARQPYDAPNWVRTDRAVTFGELKGYEEQLQATGLEPNPISLTLNLPPDLYLLRSNGIDMRLNYRYTSPATRDNSRMDISLNNQFLQSFNLLPKDETNRLLLRLPLLQGLLDGKTEVTLPTLRLGAANQLRFDFAYTNPLPGGTLDNCVTFQTVPNRVVIGDDSTLDFSNYHHFMAMPDLRSFANSGFPFSRMADLSDTLIVMPKQPNPAQLTTLLDTAGTIGAQTGFPAVNLTITNEGGDMQKKDADILVIGALPASLKDEKRIDMLVNATQSWVKTPTRDVTLIDTDNRDRQPQMQTEITSSGPMAAVVGFQSPYHDQRSVVALLADSPRGYELLNDALNDSGKRAAMYGSVSIIRESGVNSLRVGDVYYVGHLPWFDRIWYALSNHPILLAIFAAISVVLLAWVLWRLLRILSRRRLDPGNHE, encoded by the coding sequence ATGAAAAGAAAACTCTCCTGGATGTGCGCTGTGGCAGTGGGAATGAGCCTGTTGCCCGGTGCCTATGGCGCGCCTGAAGCCACCAACGATCCAAACGCCACCGCCGCGCCGACCGCGCCGGTGGTCGCGCCTGCGACCGAAGGCGTCATGACCGCCACCCCTGCGCGTACCGAGGCGTTAACTCCCGCCACGCCGCCTGTCGCAGGCACCGAGCCTGCGCCTGCGACGGAAGGTGCGGTGCTCGGCCAGGTGATGCCGGGCGTGGAAGGCGCGGGTGCGCCCGTGGTTCAGGATGGCGCGCCCACGCGCGACGTCACGCTGAGTTTCGCCAGCATCGCCCCGCCGCCGGGCAGCATGGTCCTTAAAGGCCTGAACCCGGACGGTTTTGTTGAGTTCGGGATGCGCAGCGATGAAATTATCTCTAAAGCGACGCTGAACCTGACCTATACCCCGTCGCCGTCGCTGCTGCCGGTGCAGTCGCAACTGAAGGTTTACCTGAACGATGAACTGATGGACGTGCTGCCGGTAACCAAAGAGCAGCTCGGCAAGAAAACCACCGCCCAGGTGCCTATCGATCCGCTCTATGTCAGCGATTTCAACCGCGTGCGCCTGGAGTTTGTCGGCCACTATCGCGACGTCTGCGAAAACCAGGCCAGCAACACGCTGTGGATGGATATCGGACGCAACAGCGCCCTGAATCTCACCTTCCAGACGCTGCAACTGCAAAACGATCTGTCGCACTTCCCGGTGCCGTTTTTTGATTCGCGCGATAACCGTCCGCTGGAGCTGCCGATGGTGTTTGCCGCCGCGCCAGATCTCGCTACCCAGCAGGCCGCGAGCATCGTCTCCTCCTGGTTCGGCTCCCGCTCAGGCTGGCGCGGCCAGCGCTTCCCGGTGCTTTATAACGCGCTTCCGACGCGCCACGCGGTCGTATTCGCCACTAACGATAAACGCCCCGATTTCCTGCGCGATCTGCCGCCAGCCAAAGGCCCGATGGTGCGCATGATGAGCCATCCGCAAAGCCCGTGGGTCAAATTGCTGGTGATTGAAGGACGCGACGACAAAGACTTACTGCAGGCCGCCAAAGGCATCGCGCAGGGCAGCCTGCTGTTCCGTGGCGACAGCGTTGAAGTGGGCGAGGTGAAACCGCTGCTGGCCCGTCAGCCTTACGATGCGCCGAACTGGGTGCGTACCGATCGCGCCGTGACGTTCGGCGAGCTGAAAGGCTATGAAGAGCAGTTACAGGCGACCGGCCTTGAGCCGAACCCGATTTCGCTGACGCTTAACCTGCCGCCGGATCTCTATCTGCTGCGCAGCAACGGCATCGATATGCGTCTGAACTATCGCTATACGTCGCCCGCCACGCGCGATAACTCGCGCATGGATATCAGCCTGAACAACCAGTTCCTGCAATCTTTCAACCTGCTGCCGAAAGATGAAACCAATCGCCTGCTGCTGCGTCTGCCGCTGTTGCAGGGGCTGCTGGACGGCAAAACCGAAGTGACGCTGCCGACGCTGCGTCTCGGCGCGGCGAACCAGCTACGGTTTGATTTCGCCTATACCAATCCGCTGCCGGGCGGCACGCTGGATAACTGCGTGACCTTCCAGACGGTGCCAAACCGCGTAGTGATAGGCGATGATTCCACGCTGGATTTCTCGAACTATCATCACTTTATGGCGATGCCGGATCTGCGCTCCTTCGCCAACTCGGGCTTCCCGTTCAGCCGCATGGCGGATCTCTCGGACACGCTTATCGTGATGCCGAAACAGCCGAACCCGGCGCAGCTCACTACGCTGCTGGACACCGCAGGGACTATCGGCGCGCAGACCGGTTTCCCGGCAGTTAACCTCACCATCACCAACGAGGGCGGCGACATGCAGAAGAAAGACGCCGACATTCTGGTAATTGGTGCGCTGCCCGCGTCGCTGAAAGATGAAAAACGCATCGATATGCTGGTGAACGCCACGCAAAGCTGGGTGAAAACCCCGACGCGCGACGTGACGCTTATTGATACTGACAACCGCGACCGCCAGCCGCAGATGCAAACGGAAATCACCTCTTCCGGGCCGATGGCCGCAGTCGTGGGCTTCCAGTCGCCGTATCACGATCAGCGCAGCGTCGTCGCCCTGCTGGCCGACAGTCCGCGCGGTTATGAGCTGCTCAACGACGCGCTCAACGACAGCGGTAAACGCGCCGCGATGTATGGCTCGGTCTCGATCATCCGTGAATCGGGCGTGAACAGCCTGCGCGTGGGTGACGTTTACTACGTGGGTCATCTGCCGTGGTTTGACCGTATCTGGTACGCATTGTCGAACCACCCGATCCTGCTGGCGATTTTCGCGGCCATCAGCGTCGTGCTGCTGGCGTGGGTGCTGTGGCGTCTGCTGCGTATCCTGAGCCGCCGCCGTCTTGATCCGGGCAACCATGAGTAA
- the bcsZ gene encoding cellulose synthase complex periplasmic endoglucanase BcsZ — MKNLCRWLAAGLLLATVSAHATCGWADWDRFKGGYISEEGRVIDPSDPRKITTSEGQSYALFFALAANDREAFDNILQWTENNLAQGSLKNTLPAWLWGMKGPDEWTVLDTNSASDADLWIAWSLLEAGRLWKEPRYSDTGKALLDRIGKEEVVNVPELGDMLLPGKVSFAEPTLWRFNPSYMPPQLARYFTRYGKPWTTIRDTNLRLLLETAPQGFSPDWVSYEAKKGWVMKPAAPQKPLIGSYDAIRVYLWVGMMNPADEQQAPLLKKLSPMETATIKAGVPPEKVRVTDGKTQGNGPVGFSAALLPFLQNRDIQALQRQRVVDNYPQQDAYFSYVLTLFGQGWDEHRFRFTVDGELQPTWGESCTSSR, encoded by the coding sequence ATGAAGAATCTGTGCAGATGGCTTGCGGCGGGGCTGCTGCTGGCGACCGTTTCAGCCCATGCCACCTGTGGCTGGGCTGACTGGGACCGCTTTAAAGGCGGCTATATCAGCGAAGAAGGACGCGTGATTGACCCAAGCGATCCGCGCAAAATCACGACGTCAGAAGGGCAGAGCTACGCGCTGTTCTTCGCCCTCGCGGCCAATGACCGCGAGGCGTTCGATAACATTCTTCAGTGGACGGAAAATAACCTTGCGCAAGGCTCGCTGAAAAACACGCTGCCCGCCTGGCTGTGGGGCATGAAAGGGCCGGACGAATGGACGGTGCTCGATACCAATTCGGCTTCCGACGCCGATCTGTGGATAGCCTGGAGTCTGCTTGAAGCGGGGCGCTTGTGGAAAGAGCCGCGCTACAGCGACACCGGCAAAGCGCTGCTGGATCGCATCGGCAAAGAAGAAGTGGTGAACGTGCCTGAGCTTGGCGACATGCTGCTGCCGGGTAAAGTGAGCTTCGCCGAGCCGACGCTCTGGCGCTTTAACCCAAGCTATATGCCGCCGCAGCTGGCGCGCTATTTCACCCGTTACGGCAAACCCTGGACGACTATCCGCGATACCAACCTGCGCCTGCTGCTGGAAACGGCCCCGCAGGGCTTTTCGCCGGACTGGGTGAGCTATGAGGCGAAGAAAGGCTGGGTGATGAAGCCTGCGGCACCGCAAAAACCACTGATTGGCAGCTACGATGCCATTCGCGTTTATCTGTGGGTCGGCATGATGAACCCGGCGGATGAACAGCAGGCGCCACTGCTCAAAAAACTCAGCCCGATGGAAACCGCCACGATCAAAGCGGGCGTGCCGCCGGAAAAAGTGCGCGTCACCGACGGCAAAACCCAGGGCAACGGGCCGGTGGGCTTCTCCGCCGCGCTGCTGCCGTTCCTGCAAAACCGCGATATCCAGGCGCTGCAACGCCAGCGCGTAGTGGACAACTATCCGCAGCAGGACGCCTACTTTAGCTATGTATTAACCCTGTTTGGCCAGGGATGGGATGAACACCGTTTCCGCTTCACCGTTGACGGTGAGCTGCAACCCACCTGGGGAGAGTCATGCACAAGTTCGCGTTAA